DNA from Ammospiza caudacuta isolate bAmmCau1 chromosome 6, bAmmCau1.pri, whole genome shotgun sequence:
TTCTAGAAGTCAAGGTCATTTTACCTTCTGCCTTTGTACAGTGTCCTGTCTAGATAACCTCACACTGCATTAAAATACCAAACCCCCCAGTTTCTTGTTATTTGTCTCTGGATTTTGCACAAAGGTGTTGTACCAAGGTGTCTCTGTCTGTTTCCTCCCTAGGATCGTTATGGTTCATATTGATGACCCAGGGACTGCAATGGGAAGCCTGCAAGAGGCACTGATGCCACCTCTGCCTGGAGTAAATTCTACAGGATTGTCTTATTTGTCTGGgttgggtggggaggggagaaggTAAGCGGAGGGGGTCAGGAcatggctgtgcccaggatGCTTTCTAATATCTCTGGATTCCACTCTATTAAAATTCAATGTGCCCTCATACCCACTGCTATCTACTAGCCAGTGGAGACAGGCCTTCTTACAGGGTTAACCTCATTCCTGTAAAAGATATGACAGGAACTCCTGGGCTGCCCTCATCAGTGCTCCCGTCCTTCTTTGGCCCATACCTTAGCTCACCAAGTGACAGAGAAAAGGGGAATGCTATTTTTCTGAACATCATATGACATGACTGTTTTTTGTTCTGATCACTGCTCCCAATCCATGGTGCTGTGGAGTCCTCTGTATTTGCAGGGTTTGCCTTTTGCTGTGATCTAGTCCTTTTTACTGTCTTCTAAACCAACATATATGAAtgcggggaaaaaaaaatcaaatcaaaggTTATTTTTTTAGCTTCTAACTACATCATCAGCAAAAAAGGCCCAGgtaaagaagtaaagaaattcACTGGATCCCTGGTTTATTTTGTTGCCCAGATCAAAGTACTGAGTCTCTGACTTAAACATGAGATGCAGCAGTGAGGATGTTTCATCCTGTTTAGTTTAGTCCCTGGTTTTAACAAGAGTGCTTTTCTCTTCCTTGGACTATGGTGTCAAGGACTAGGTAGTAAGAAGAAGGGTGGGAAAGGGCTTGTTACACACTGTTAGCAAAAGagaggctggggctgtttgTTCTGGAGCCTTCTGTCTGTGACTGGGAAGAGGCTGGTATGGGTTTCACCTCTCCCGTCCGgttgaggggctgcagcagctgctcagctaCTTTGTGCTGATGTTTCACTTTGGTGGAGCATGAGGGGGGTAAGGGTTGGGTCTTCCTGACGCAGTTGTGTCAAATGTCACAATACGCAcggcaggctggggctgcagggagcagtggtGTGGCTGCCCTCTGGCTGCAGGGTGTGGTGGCAGTCCAGGCACTCAGGGGTTGGGCCGGCACCTTCCCCGGCCGAGGGGAGGGGTTCCTGGGGCCCTGAAGATGCCGGGGCCCTCCACTGGTCCTGCCCACCTGATACCGCCCCtctgaggaggggctggggcagcccagaAGACCCAAGACGCAGCAGAGGCCTGACACAGCGTGCTTTATTGCCAGGCTGTCACAGCCACTCACCAAGCTGGGAGAGAATGCACagagaataaataatttaacttacaataaataaataacccTGCTGGCACCCTGCTACAAGCTTTGGGTTACCAGCCCTGGTGGCCTGTGCTGTAGCACTTTATGACCAGGAGGAGCAAGGTGGCTCCCAAAGCATGAGAAACAGAAGTTCCCCCCAAAATAACGAGTCTGTGCAAGctggggtgcaggagctgggctaGACAAAGCGTTTGGGTCTATGGAGGTTTAAACTGCTGAGTTGGTTACCATTAATGCAATGTGATACTACTTATTTTTGTAGTTTTAAGGGCTACACTGCTGCTCCAACAATACCAATATTtacaaaaaatcccattttatcTCATTTGATGACTGCTTCCTTTTCCCTTAGTGCTTCTGCCCACCTAGCCCCAGTAGGTGCTCTGTATGCTTGCAAGCCATATGACCTGTGGCCAAGCAATTTAACAACCCTATCCCTCTTCTCCAAATCCTCTGAAATTCACTTTTCCAAATGACCATAATATGCTGTTAGAGGGATGGGGAGACCTCACAGAAGGGCACTTAGTACAGCAGTGGAGCCAGGCCAGCACCATGCAGTACTTACTGCAATCTAGCTTATTTGCTGTATTTGCTTTGGCAAGTCTTGGACGCATGGAGGAGAAAGCACAAAGCAGAGACAAGTTGCATGGCAATATCTAAGTGTCCCTTTTTTAGGAACTTCAGGAATTTCCTTACCTTTGATCATATGCAGATGCAGCTTTACTGGGAATAATAATGGAACCcaagtgcagagctgctgctggcactttAACCATTCTGTTATCTGGGCCAAATCTGAGCAGAGCTACGCAACAGATCACTGACAAGCGGCCTGTACTAGCACTCCCGCGGCTTCAGCACCTGCTGAACTGCGGAACTGGGAGGGAGCGCCCCGGTGAGAGCAAACCCGGCTGGTTCCAAGCGGTGGCAGAGCTGGCGGCTGCTGGCTTGTCTTGCCTGCCAGCAGGGGGAAGCATAACTCTGTAGCTGTAAATGGCTTCTGCAGAGGCACTATTCCTGCACGGATTTGGAGCTGAGAAAAAGGCAAGTTGTTCCTGGGAAGAGATGGGTGAACCCAGCACTGGGGATTAGCACAGCAACACACACTGCTGATGTAGACAGAACCCACTGTTAAAGCAGATGCTCTGGGAGGAGGTGCTGTTCCTCCAGTGGCTTCTGGAGAAGCCCAAGATGGGAATGGTCCCCACCCTCACAACCTTCAATTTTCAGAGGAGTCTGTCTCTTCATTGGAGCCTTCACTCTCAGCATCCATTTTTCGACGATGGTGTAGAGGTTTCCAAGGTGAGTTAATCCGGGGTGAATTACGAGCTGGCATATTTGCTGTGTCTGCACTGGAGCTGGCAGGACCAGAGACAGAAAGCCCTGAAACCTGAGCTAccctgaaagagaaaagacatATGCTAAGCAGCATGTTGCAAAAGCTTCTACTGCAGCTCTTGGAGTGAACTCTGGGAGAAAGACTTAAAACTAGCACAGGGATGGAAAGATGTTCATGGCATAGAGGGAGAACACATTGTACCTCCCAGACTCACTACGTGAATCTTCTATTTAAACATATCTGGACTGATCTTGTTCCTGCCAACACTCCTACTTTTCACCATCCAAACAAAATTTCCCTGTTCATTAGAGAATGCTGCTTCCTGTAGATCCCTCATTGAGTTACACTCTTCCCCTCTGCTTTTGAAGACTTTTGTAAGGATTTTGTTAACTGCATTGAGGCACCACAAAGAAAGAAGCTCTTCCTGTTCAAGTTGCTCTTTGAGCTCCTCTATCGTTTTGTAGTAGAGCAGAGGAATAAGACAGTACTTTATTCCACTCTTCTTTAGCATGCAACCTTTAATCTGTTGCTTTACCTCCTAGTTTACGCAATTCCACTTACAATTTCTCAATTTCCTGATCCATGGCAGGGTCCAGAAACAAGTCTCCTTTATCTGGCAGAGcccctggggaaaaaaaaacaatgaaagtATCAGCAGAGTTAGGCTATTGATTCTTCAAGAAAATGTTCAAGCCATAGCAGCAACCTAAATCTGGCCTGCAAgacagaaaacacttttttccttATACCTCTTAGAGAAATGGCTGCAATGTTGAGGATCATAGACAGATAAAGAATGATGATCCATTTGCTGTGTCTTTCATACATGCTATAGCTGAGCTCATACTAAACTGGAGGCAGTCTCAGTAGCCCCACTGCCTACAGCCCTGAGGATTGGCAGTACAAAATGAGAGTACTGACTGTCAGGGAGATGGCAATCTATCAACTTTGGGCCTTTGTTCATTGCTCAGTGTAGTCACCAATACCAGATGTAACACATGTGGTGTTAGTGCCACAGCCTGAAACATGCACTATACCACCCAAGGTTATTTATGTTTTTGTGCCACCTGCCTTTCTTGTGGCCTCCTGGTCTTGGGGACCAAAACACTCCACAGATTTaaggcttttgctttccttgcaACTTGGGAAAGTCAGTCCTGACTGTTGCACATTGCCTACAGGAGTTAAATGTGGATGAACTGTGCTCTAGCATTGCTTGAGGGTGTGAGCATGAAAGTCTGGGCCAGTGCTTGGGTACACTCTCAGTGTAAGATCAACATGCTCATGCTCCTTTTCACTTCAGAAACCCTACTCCAGATGAAGGACATGATATAGTTTAGGACTGGAACAGCTGAGCCAGAAAGGAAGATGGGGCTCCTAGGAAAGCCCTCCTTCCTAATTGTTTAACAAACTCCACCTTGTATAGGGGTCATGGGAGAGTGTGATCAGCCAGCACAGAAATTACAGAGAACAGCACAGAGATTGCCTACCAGAGCCTGAAGAGTACCACTGCACATCAGGGCAAAAACTCTATTTGATAATCTATACCAACAGTACAGTGAGGAATGCTCTTTCTAAGGTTTTTCAGGAGACTTGGGTGCTACACTCAATACCTTTGGGAAGGGGCTTTGAATTCCTCATGGGAACACAAATACGTTTGCTGGCTCTGATACCTTGCTCTtgcaggagaggctggagagccacagaggcaggctggcagcagtCATCAAAAATGTAGCAATGAGTGCCTGAAAACTAAAGTAAATTTAGACCAGAACCAATTCCCCCATTTATTTGGGTTCTGGTCTACTCCTCCTGTAAATGAACTGCAAATCAGTGTCAGGAGATCGAAGGAAGTGTCCCAGTCTGCTTCTTTTTGTGTGCTcaattaaaagaataaatgaCTAAAGCTTATTTCTGTAGTTGCAGAGTACACAGCGAAGTCTTTAGGGCACAGGATTTACTTAGGAGAGTTGATAAATGGCAATTGAAGAATTCACAAATCAACATTGACAGGAGATACACTACAGATTCCAGTCTGCCTGGCACACTCAACAGCACTGTCCCAGCCTGAGCAAGCTTTAATCTCTATCTCTGTTCCtcaagaggagctgctggctttGTGAGACCAAAACCTCCTCTGCCTGAAACTGCTCTCGCTGAAGGGTTTTGGGGAGCTTGTGGTCCCCTACAGACCAAAGTCTATTGAAATCGCCCTTCAGGAGAGATTAAAAGACACCAGGAAAAGAATCCTCCTTTCCTTGCCAAAAACGCTAGCACCTGTCAGACTTGTGGTTGCTGCCCCTCCTCTGAGAGAGGCCTCAGCAGGAGTCTGGCAGAGGGCCAGAGGACAGGCCTACATTAATGGAAACGAAAACCCACTCACTTTGTAGATGGCACAATggaggctgtgggcaggattttttttttctttttgtctgttttctttATGCTTGACTAGAAGTGGATTTCATagggcaaaggaaaaaaagattttgcttGCTGCCATCCAGGCATCACCTTCCTCCCAGTGAATACACTGCTTTCTAAGCCTGTTTTCAGAGGGGATTGCAGGGGTGTATTCATGCACCTTTGATATATAATCTGCCCTGCCCCAGAGGAACATGAGCAGTTTAAATGGTTTGCTGTAAGAAGGGGCTCAGCCAGGGAAGACACTTTTACTGTAGTATGGCACACACCtgtgcaaaagaagcagccctcAGGCAAGGTACACCTTTTCATTGAGTTTTGTCTTTGCAATTAGGGACTGGCAGATACTCAGGCtcagaagaagaggaagaggacaCTTACCCAAAGAACAGACAGTCATCTACCCTTAATGGCCAGGTGATTTGTTGAATGAAGATGAGTGTTTGGGAAcaccccacacacagccctcccTTCCTACTCCTGCCATTTAAATTTATCTCCTGGATACAGTCTTGTCAAACAGAAAAGCCATTTCTGTTCCTCTTTgtaggaggaggaagaggacaAGCAAGGCATATGGTAGAAATATGAAACTGTGGGTGAATTATGGATGGATTACATACTGTCCTTGGCCAATGTAACactgcttccctgctccaagccCAAACAACATAGACACAAGCAGTGAGATGCTGGTTGGAAATCCCTGTGGTTCCCACAGCAGTATGGTACAGATTTTTGTAGCAGTTTATGTTTTATAATCAGATTTTCAGCAGGCCACAGATAGCTACTAGCAAGATCACACCGCCTTGAGGGAAGATGGGGAAGAGCTGGGAAAGACTGGGCTTTTAATGTTTTAGCCAAGGAGGCACCAGAGGTTTCCATTAGGTGTGCCTTCTTTCCTTATAGATGAGAGCAGGCATTTAAAATCTGCACGAGCACAAAGGGCTAAAACATAGGATGGCACCTCAACTCAGTAAGCCTTGAGGAAGCTCCAAAGTTTCAGGCAGACAGTAAGGCACAGTGTTATGTTTTTAAAGTTAATCCagcaacaaaaatattaaaaacttcCCCTCACTCTCTTCCTGACAGTGTAAAATATGGGTTATAATTAGAAATATAATtccacagaaatacaaaatgacTGAAAATCTAGAGCTATGTCATTTAGAGAAGTCTTACCTAGGGCTCGATTGATGCCCTGATCCTTTGCAAGAGCCATAAGGAATCCATAGAAGGTCATTCTCTGCACACTACTCAGCATTTCCTTCACAAGAGCAGAAGGTGGACAGCtaggaaaagagaaacagagatCATCTTGTCTTCTAAAttataatcttttttttctaagaCCAGCTCAAAATCGAGAAATAAACCCTTTCTAACCTGGTCTAACTGTAAGGTTGCCCTGACTCAGTTTAAAATGAAGAGCCACCAGATTGCTTATTGAGCACTGGATCTGCTCCCTATTTGCTAAGCAAGATCTTTGCCTGGGGGACATCCCTAGGAGCAGTCTTACCTGTCTTCATTCCAAGGACAGTGAGAAAAGCCTAGATTCACTCAGAGGCATACACATCCCAACTCAGCATGTTTTTCCCTCTGGGAAAAATCCTCTGGGAAATACTTGCTTTCAGAAGTCAATAAACTTTCCAAGAAGTGTTAAGTTTGGAAAAGACTAAGACCACTAAGTCCAGTGGTTAATGGAGCACTGCtgtgttcaccactaaaccacgtTCCTAactgccacatctacacattttTGAACACTTTCAGCGATGCTGTTATCACACTATTATCAGTGATAGTCATCCAAGGGGCAAGAAAACCTCTCCAATGACAGCCTAAATATGTCAGAGAACACTATTCAGGTGAGGACTAAATTAGCATATCCCCTTCTTCTACACTCAGTGCCTGGTCCTGAGTTCTAAGCAGTATCTCCATGGTGATTCTTGCTCTTGACCAATACTCCTTGAAGGATTTCACGCAAAATCAAACTGCCTCATAAAGAGGAAGTGTTGAACAGTCAATGGTGTAGTGGTACCCCTGGGAGACGTGGGGGTGGGCTGGTGATCCCTCAGGCAGAAGTGGTTACCAAAGCCTGAGTATTGAACTACTACATGAAAGGCTAGGAATGGCTCCCCTCATAGTGCTGTGCAAAGCCTGACCTACCAGATGGACCCACAGTACTCTTCTCATCTGAAGTTCTCAGGACATACAGGAAGTTTCGTTGcttaaaagaacaaaacaacCCATGAACTCCATGCTTAGATATCTATAGCACTGGACAGCAGTTCAGCAGTAATTCTGTGGATCAGAAATCTGGATTTGGAAACCTAAAGAAAAATCAGGTGGAACTTGTTATGAGTTATTGTCCTGAGTTATTTTGTGTTTCTAGACCATGACCTTCTAGGAAGGCGAAGTTTCTTGCAATTAGTGAGAATATGATCAAAGTATCTGTCAAAGCTATACAGTAAAGTCTGGTGTTGCTCCATCCTCTGCTGAACTAAAGCCAGTCTTGTGCCTGGATCTGTAGCTGGAAACCAGCTCCAACACAGGCTCAGATATAGATGGACAGTGTGAACTCTCCTAGGTACTAAGGCTTCATACTCCATCCACCCATTGGGCTCTTTCAACTCCCAAGAATGCAACTGCACTTGTTTATCCCCTCTAGCAAACTCATGATGGATCTCTCCTTGATGAAAGTGTCAATGCAGAAATGAGATGGAGAGCAGAGACCCAAATCCATCTATTACTTCAAGAATCAGTTCAAACCCTATGTTTCTTTGGTCCATGAAATAGTTTCTCTCATTTGGTTAAAACTGTTCAGCTATGATGTTTTCCTTCATACCTCTTCAGTGAGAGCCATGTGGGAATATCAGCTTGTTCAAAGgcctctctttctccacagTTCCAACCTTACAAAGGGTCTCCAGAGATAGAGACTTCAAATTTGTATTTTAGACTCCATTCATACCTGTATTTTGATCTGTCACACAAGGACTCCAGGCACTGGTAGAACAGAGATGCCTCTACTCCTTCAAGTGGGTTGCAGTCATTTGGGGGCTGGCGCTGCCGATGTTGCCCAGAGGATGATGTTGGCACAATCACAGTATTTGGATTCTTACCAGCCAGCAGATCTTGATAAATGGCAGCCACACTTTCCAGGAACTCTAAAATAACAGAAAGCTGTTTAAAACTCAGCACTGTAACCAGCAAAGCATCCTCCTGACCTACCAGACTGTGGCTTAAACTGTTGTTCTGTGTTGTACATAGCACTAACTGGAAATAAACACAACTCTACAGCATCCTGCATGTTCAGAACAGATATTATGCATGCCCATGCAGCCATTTCCATAGAAGTTGctatctttttcttcttcttaggATGATTATGAGACGTCA
Protein-coding regions in this window:
- the CSTPP1 gene encoding centriolar satellite-associated tubulin polyglutamylase complex regulator 1 codes for the protein MLSPERLSLPGPEYLAQRHVLTYMEDAVSQLLENREDISQYGIARFFTEYFNSVRQGTHILFREFSFVQATPHNRASFLRTFWRCFRTVGKNGDLLTAQEYHCLLQLLCPDFPMELTQKAARIVLTDDAMDCLMSFSDFLFAFQIQFYYSEFLESVAAIYQDLLAGKNPNTVIVPTSSSGQHRQRQPPNDCNPLEGVEASLFYQCLESLCDRSKYSCPPSALVKEMLSSVQRMTFYGFLMALAKDQGINRALGALPDKGDLFLDPAMDQEIEKLVAQVSGLSVSGPASSSADTANMPARNSPRINSPWKPLHHRRKMDAESEGSNEETDSSEN